DNA from Danaus plexippus chromosome 6, MEX_DaPlex, whole genome shotgun sequence:
gTCCTTCATATGGAATTCcttttgatatgaattatgtGTTGAATAAGTATTACTTTtgcaaatatttctttatctccaacatttattattatccattacaattttgtacaaatattatctacgaatattataagcatataatttaattcatataaggTGATAAACATAATTCGTATATAAAAACCATAGCACATGTAATATGCCATCACTATCCTTGTTTATaatgtaagtttaaatattcataagtcGTTTAATAGTTGGATGTGTTCATATAAGTGTTCTAATGTATCGAATGTATGATCAGGTGACGTCAACTCCGAGTAGCGCTGAGGGCAGCGCGTGCGGTGGCGTGGAGTTCGTGTCGCGTCACTCTGTGGAGGGCCGCTTCACGTTCGCTGACCAGCGTGCGGCTCAAGTACTAGGGTATGCGCCCGCGGACCTCCTCGGGAAACTCTGCTACGACTTTTACCATCCAGAAGACCAGCAGCACATGAGAGATAACTTTGATCAAGGTAGAGAGATCTTATATACAACTTGCCAGCCATGTAGTTATCAGTGTtatgtagaatattttctgCGACTTTATTCTTTTGATACTAAAAATTGCATAAATATTTCCTTGTAATAGCAGTTGTGTCattctttttctattaattatagGCTAATCGCCGAATCAAAACCTCGCCCGCTAGGTTTAACACGTGACAGCAAATAGGATATAACACGTCATTAACATTGGAAATTGATTGATTCTTCTTTGATGCTTGTTTGTTCtaacaattgttttgttttgccaaaattcgttattattatttcccaCTAACACAATCACATGTTAAAAGGACGTTCTTGGAGGGGAGCACCCTCTTATATGGTTTGCCTATAAAcgaaaaaacacaaaaattgaATTTCCTTTGTATGAAcagattttattgataataataaagttcattttatttttatgtagtatgtatatgtaataaaataactctaTCATTTCAGTCCTTAAGTTGAAAGGGCAGATAATTTCGCTCATGTATCGGTTTCGCACAAAGAACAGAGAGTGGATCTGGTTGAGGACATCCGCCTTTGCATTCCTCAATCCTTACAACGATGACGTGGAATATATTGTGTGCACAAATACATTGGCCAAGtgagtattatttatgtataatttcgATATTTATCGTTTTTTCCAAAATACCAAACATATTCTATGTTATGTTTTGTTCATAGCCGTTCATTGGGCAGCACGGGAGGCGAGCCGGTTGCAGATGAAAACTACGATTACCACCTCCGACAGCGTGATGTGTACCAAGCACCTCCTCCGCCTATACATCAGCAACACCATGCTCCACCaggtacttattatattaatatgtatgaatgtttattattacttaattttctcCTAATCTAATGTAGTTCatgtatattaacataattagttgcattaatctatattaattatttaataggtGGTGGAGTGGGTGCTCGCTCGCCGGGTGAGGCGGGTGGTGCGGGCGCTGCGGCTGCCTACGCTCCACATGCGCCTCACTATGCGCCTGACTACTCACCTCACCGACCCGCCAACACACCGCCACATACTACTTGGACAACGCTGCGAccggtatattatttttacttgaaactctttaaatagaaatatgtgATGCTTTAAATCAATTGAAAAACTGAACCTTTATTGTATTTCTCTAAAACGGTATAGTCCTATATCAGAGAGGTTGCTGTTAAAAAAGTTGCTTTTTATTCAAAGATTGAGTGAAATTAGTCTTAATTGCTTTTCTCTAACCCAATATTATTCTCCTAATTTGTTTCTTCTACTCCATAGGAAAGATATCGAcacaataatacaaaataaccaACATTTTGTTTTCCAGAGCGGGGCCAGTGGAGCCGGGAGTGGTGGTGAAAGTTACGCGTACAGCGGCGACGCGGCTGGTGCGGGTGCGGGTAACGGCAGCCCGGCCCGCTCGCCGCCCGCGCCCGCCTACCTACCACCAGCACACTACCACCACAACCACCACCCCCCACACCCTACACATCCAACGCACCCTACACATCCCACGCATCCACCGCATGGTTTGTATACTATGGAAAACGTTctccattattataaatattaacaagttACAAATTGTActttgtttcaatttaaatgagtTAAAAAGGATCATAGAATACACAAAACAATAAGCTTAAAGTTGTATAAAACTAGACTAACCAGATAATCCTCGACTAGATAATTTAGTAGTCATTTATGATCATTAAAAATTGGTGTATAATTTTTCACCTAATACATATGTTACTTTCCAGCTGGTATATGGGCATGGCAGGGCGGTGCTGGGGGTGCAGGGGGCCCAGCTGCTGGCGCTCCTGAGGGTGGACACGCGCCCCACGAGCTCTCCGAGATGCTGCAAATACTGGACCAAGGCGGTGCCGCTACCTTCGAAGACCTCAACATAAACATGTTTAATTCCAACTTTGAATAGTGATAGCATTGTACAGTCTCTTTTAGCTGAAATATTCGAGCTGAAAGTTCCCTTTCTGGGATTAGTTTTGATGCTAAAGGGGGACGTTGAAGCCtttgtataattatgttaatgtataCTCTGAAAAAATTTTTCGTGACAATGCGAATCTGCTTGATTCATTTTAACATTACTTAAGTATAACAATTTGAATTGAGTTTGAGGGCACGATGTTTgttataagaaacaaaaagcAATGTgtaaacttatgttttataagtaaatatttacttgctagatttaaacagtttttttaattgaaatccaCGTGttgttttgcaaataaaagcaatattttgttgcacaacaaatttttatacaccTTTGTTAGGTAATCATGGCGCTGGTAACGCATCAgtcaatatgtttataatcggtcgtcaaaatatatatcgaaaCAGCTTCTTAAATGCCTGTATATAATAacgcaatattattttgttatggttggaaaaaatatgaaatgtaacaaaaataataattgtacagTACATCATACATGAAGTAAATGTAATTCAACTCTCATGTAACATTGTTCATTTAAAGCAGTACCTGTAATTGTTGCCTGTGATGTTCAACCACGAAACGTAGAACAGTTTGGCAGCTCATTTTCACGCCgaactaaacaaaaaatattaaactttttacaaaAGTTATGAACACAAAAGTGTTGTCACAAATTTTAATGCATATCTTACAGCACCGTTTGTAATCAACATTGAAATCATTAACATAGGAAAAGTTGCAAagcttgaaataaatataagattgttggaaataaatgttttgaaggAGTAAATAAGTTGATAAAGAATTTGgtactttatttgtaataattagttGTTTTGttagtattacaaaataaaattgtgctactatgattatttttagtgaattaatcatgttttattacaatataaaattatattatcaaaaattattagttatcgGAATTTTAAGCACTttctaatacaaaaatatttttgtatagattttaagttttaaggtttagtacatttttttttaattcctacGAAACCTAATGATTGTAGCGAAATATTGTGTCTTAAATAGGAAATTATGGATTGTTGAAGACACAGATTATTAAGACTATATCAAAAATGTGCTGCATTGCTACTTAATGTTTatgttgcaatttttttaaaacatttgtatatttattttattttttttcctcttgttattttatcttatcaatgagattatattattggtaataaaattttgatttaattttctacagtattatattttatgagtcTCTTTTGAATACGTATTTcacattacatattaatcaACATTCCCCAAAAGTATATTTTggtttaataatgtattagaaagtgaaatttaataaatatatttattttaatacttttgtattagtttataattttattttttatacagaaaaatatataggtattgcatttaagatttatcttttaaaatgaatataatttgaatgaaatcaAGATTaggtaaaacaaaattttgtaaaagattttttcattaaatttaagcaacctaaatttgtttttctttttactcCTTTTATTTCaacgaatttaaataaaaacataaaaagagTTATCGATTGTTggattaacttaattaaaataaaatagttgtgATAACTGATATGTCATAGCTTCTTATCATAAAGACTagtgtaataataaacaaatgtaaacAATTACAACATCGAACTTAACATCAGTCAGCTTCATTTCTGTATGAATTAGCACCAATTCTTTTATTGGGTACAATTTAAGTTTATGATTTGACATTTCTCCGGTGTGTAACAAGGTTTTAATCATGGATTTAATCACgtcgtttttgtttattgatcCAAAAAATAGCTTCTGCGTCTAGAGGTATAGTTTATTATGGTGGTAGGTAAAacctttaaaacattttttttatacactggatgaaaattataaatgcatACTCCCCGGCCAGATGTGAGTGGGGTTGTTATGAAGGTCAAACATGCAAGACTAAACAACCACGGATCAGGGTTACCATTGGTTGTTTTAcccactttttttttatgacgcaAGGAAACTCTTTTTGCGACCCGTttaaccggccttggtggggccggagaggatgtgtgaaaCTCGGCCCGGGCaggcccctactcactaaaaccactgcgaaagccatcggccgctatgttggtgcaccccggatctatcagcgacagggcacaccagcgactcgCCGGTCCtgggcaaagaccggacttactccctcggagaaaggtgGCGAccccggcaattaggaccgccccgacgacgccgagctttcacaggagccgggttaccagcccgaccccagcccggtgcgcaggggcgctattggaggcgttgataccgcctccggcgcacccccgtccgtcgtcagtggagggagggtgcatcgaCAGCATCCtgccgttcccgctcagatgcctccttcgtggacatgaccgtctcacagaaggagaaCACTGCcagccaggacctgtcactctcagTATCTTCTCTGCGATACTCGAAAACGACaagtccactccgccgagaGCCGCTTCAAGGTCtcggcgctgcgcagcccatctcgggcacacctcgaggttgtgctgggccgagtccagcgcagcgccgcactcatggcagcctccttTCGGCTCTCTCCTTGCCGTCCGACACAAGTAATCACTGAAGcacccgtgcccggtgaagacCTGCGTCAAacggaaagtgaggggtttgcgtttccgcctcatccaacgctctagggcCGGACGGAGCGCTGTcattgtacgtttaccgtactgCTGCCCCGctaggtcctccccccactcccgcgtAAGGTGCGACTCCCCCTGCCagcgaaccgcccggatctcctctgacaCCCACTAAAACAACCAACGGTAACCCTAATCGCCATCTTTGGACATCACTGTATCGCTTTAGTAATTATCTTGACGATCCGGTGGAATATCCCCTCTGATGAGAGCGGGATGCAGGCCTTAGAAGGTGGAGAGACTCAAGGCCACACTAGCAGGAACGTACAGCTGGGAGAAGAAACGGCGGACATACGGACATACTCTCGCCTCTTTCTTATCAGTTTCCTCTGCGGACCGTATCAGCGGATCCGGCTGACTCACCTGTCCTGTTCTGCGGCCTTCTTTGCTGCAATCACCTTCTTATAGAAGGAGGCCATGACAACCCTACGCACGCATCAATTATCAATCATCGTGCTTATAAAGATTGGAAGCTAGAGTTCTTCGCCAAGCGAGTCCGCCAATTCTGCGCGGTGTTAGATCCAAGAAAGGAATTCCTCCTGGATGTAACAAGGCGTGTCCATTCGCATCATCAACTCAGCTATACGATAAAACAGCTCTCTCTCCCACAGTCGGATCAAGGCTTGGTGAACTAGATTTTCCCGCGCCTTCGTCCGGTACGGCAGGTAACGTTCTACTTCAATACCAAACAACCTACCTAAATTTAATCTGTTCGGACGAaacaagtaaattttcaagctatagtattattatagagTTAGTTATAAAGGaacgtttattatttaaataattttataaaaaaagttttaattaattaatcatttacatattttatatattgcttattgtgagtaattaaaattaagcaaAGCTGGGAGATAGATAAAATGTCGTAGCTTTTTATCAAATACGGGTGATTCACATACGTATTGAAACGGTTCATTGTGGCAACTATATGAATGTAGTTAATTGACATCTTACAGCTGTCATAGTTTGAGATGTGAATAAATACTGAATACTGATATTACAGTATACatgtcttaaaattttatgcttgttatttttaatggtatagtaataaaatatgtaaatttatattatttctttttaaatcgattataatatatgtgtatttttaaacattataagtaTAGTCGCAATGACTAAAACAGCGCaagaatttatacaaaactcaTTCTCTCCAATAATTGCTACGTTATGCAGTCCAAAAGTGGATAATAtagtatgtaaaaataatctaactTTACCGGAGTTGCTGCA
Protein-coding regions in this window:
- the LOC116778871 gene encoding aryl hydrocarbon receptor nuclear translocator homolog isoform X4, with protein sequence MEEDNIQDKERFASRENHCEIERRRRNKMTAYITELSDMVPTCSALARKPDKLTILRMAVAHMKALRGTGNTSTDGTYKPSFLTDQELKHLILEAADGFLFVVSCDTGRIIYVSDSIAPVLNYSQGEWYSSCFYDQVHPDDLEKVREQLSTQEPQNTGRILDLKTGTVKKEGHQSSMRQVMGSRRGFICRMRVGGTAESAHLGRLRARNSLGPSHDGHNYAVVHCTGYIKNWPPTDLFPGMQMDRPVEDELHASHCCLVAIGRLQVTSTPSSAEGSACGGVEFVSRHSVEGRFTFADQRAAQVLGYAPADLLGKLCYDFYHPEDQQHMRDNFDQVLKLKGQIISLMYRFRTKNREWIWLRTSAFAFLNPYNDDVEYIVCTNTLANRSLGSTGGEPVADENYDYHLRQRDVYQAPPPPIHQQHHAPPGGGVGARSPGEAGGAGAAAAYAPHAPHYAPDYSPHRPANTPPHTTWTTLRPSGASGAGSGGESYAYSGDAAGAGAGNGSPARSPPAPAYLPPAHYHHNHHPPHPTHPTHPTHPTHPPHAGIWAWQGGAGGAGGPAAGAPEGGHAPHELSEMLQILDQGGAATFEDLNINMFNSNFE
- the LOC116778871 gene encoding aryl hydrocarbon receptor nuclear translocator homolog isoform X1; the protein is MSAVAPTIPGADPTKDIQKRRAGSIGSDEDDASGGKYTRMEEDNIQDKERFASRENHCEIERRRRNKMTAYITELSDMVPTCSALARKPDKLTILRMAVAHMKALRGTGNTSTDGTYKPSFLTDQELKHLILEAADGFLFVVSCDTGRIIYVSDSIAPVLNYSQGEWYSSCFYDQVHPDDLEKVREQLSTQEPQNTGRILDLKTGTVKKEGHQSSMRQVMGSRRGFICRMRVGGTAESAHLGRLRARNSLGPSHDGHNYAVVHCTGYIKNWPPTDLFPGMQMDRPVEDELHASHCCLVAIGRLQVTSTPSSAEGSACGGVEFVSRHSVEGRFTFADQRAAQVLGYAPADLLGKLCYDFYHPEDQQHMRDNFDQVLKLKGQIISLMYRFRTKNREWIWLRTSAFAFLNPYNDDVEYIVCTNTLANRSLGSTGGEPVADENYDYHLRQRDVYQAPPPPIHQQHHAPPGGGVGARSPGEAGGAGAAAAYAPHAPHYAPDYSPHRPANTPPHTTWTTLRPSGASGAGSGGESYAYSGDAAGAGAGNGSPARSPPAPAYLPPAHYHHNHHPPHPTHPTHPTHPTHPPHAGIWAWQGGAGGAGGPAAGAPEGGHAPHELSEMLQILDQGGAATFEDLNINMFNSNFE
- the LOC116778871 gene encoding aryl hydrocarbon receptor nuclear translocator homolog isoform X3, yielding MSLLTDVCRGSHYSRSDEDDASGGKYTRMEEDNIQDKERFASRENHCEIERRRRNKMTAYITELSDMVPTCSALARKPDKLTILRMAVAHMKALRGTGNTSTDGTYKPSFLTDQELKHLILEAADGFLFVVSCDTGRIIYVSDSIAPVLNYSQGEWYSSCFYDQVHPDDLEKVREQLSTQEPQNTGRILDLKTGTVKKEGHQSSMRQVMGSRRGFICRMRVGGTAESAHLGRLRARNSLGPSHDGHNYAVVHCTGYIKNWPPTDLFPGMQMDRPVEDELHASHCCLVAIGRLQVTSTPSSAEGSACGGVEFVSRHSVEGRFTFADQRAAQVLGYAPADLLGKLCYDFYHPEDQQHMRDNFDQVLKLKGQIISLMYRFRTKNREWIWLRTSAFAFLNPYNDDVEYIVCTNTLANRSLGSTGGEPVADENYDYHLRQRDVYQAPPPPIHQQHHAPPGGGVGARSPGEAGGAGAAAAYAPHAPHYAPDYSPHRPANTPPHTTWTTLRPSGASGAGSGGESYAYSGDAAGAGAGNGSPARSPPAPAYLPPAHYHHNHHPPHPTHPTHPTHPTHPPHAGIWAWQGGAGGAGGPAAGAPEGGHAPHELSEMLQILDQGGAATFEDLNINMFNSNFE
- the LOC116778871 gene encoding aryl hydrocarbon receptor nuclear translocator homolog isoform X2 — translated: MSAVAPTIPGADPTKDIQKRRAGSIGSDEDDASGGKYTRMEEDNIQDKERFASRENHCEIERRRRNKMTAYITELSDMVPTCSALARKPDKLTILRMAVAHMKALRGTGNTSTDGTYKPSFLTDQELKHLILEAADGFLFVVSCDTGRIIYVSDSIAPVLNYSQGEWYSSCFYDQVHPDDLEKVREQLSTQEPQNTGRILDLKTGTVKKEGHQSSMRQVMGSRRGFICRMRVGGTAESAHLGRLRARNSLGPSHDGHNYAVVHCTGYIKNWPPTGMQMDRPVEDELHASHCCLVAIGRLQVTSTPSSAEGSACGGVEFVSRHSVEGRFTFADQRAAQVLGYAPADLLGKLCYDFYHPEDQQHMRDNFDQVLKLKGQIISLMYRFRTKNREWIWLRTSAFAFLNPYNDDVEYIVCTNTLANRSLGSTGGEPVADENYDYHLRQRDVYQAPPPPIHQQHHAPPGGGVGARSPGEAGGAGAAAAYAPHAPHYAPDYSPHRPANTPPHTTWTTLRPSGASGAGSGGESYAYSGDAAGAGAGNGSPARSPPAPAYLPPAHYHHNHHPPHPTHPTHPTHPTHPPHAGIWAWQGGAGGAGGPAAGAPEGGHAPHELSEMLQILDQGGAATFEDLNINMFNSNFE